In Aspergillus nidulans FGSC A4 chromosome II, a single window of DNA contains:
- a CDS encoding ankyrin repeat domain-containing protein (transcript_id=CADANIAT00005207) translates to MRSSKNRKLFLAILLGLITTTKTQICTPETLYSYDYAYYVANQSTLDIIASECTSINGSIRISNNYTGSFYLPNIRNISGDIQWYADPSNMYEYRHSTGRFDTSPVNSISLPDLEHIDGSLDLQYLYDLRNISAPKLSMVGHSVNVDCAYNVDLRSLQHAKYAYIFGNISSLAVPELTSIGDLESSAWGLARGFQLTTDGGPPLNVAFPRLDTVSGTLKVKGNFASVNLPNLRRASSGISIYSDMALDCDAIEEAIFQNVSISCFAKEEGSESHGLSASEKAGIGIGSAIAGITFFILMPLYIRHRRREKERLKAVSEVELMPPSYQAAQQDRPALPEYSPACKSQAFALVSQTIAREDAGAHMLLVAGADPCSVGEDGANAFHMAALISNAATLRELLPFVPDINLPDHDGNTALHHAANDEWAALGEIAELVRMGANVEARNNNGQTALHIAADAQRSETADELVECGASVNAVDKNGRTPLNILVDSYAAYFDSMVGKYEIGESCYFQLPHLFEALINRKPDISHRDSRGASALNVALFWYLRWVKKDAFEEPPPPQSLKARFEA, encoded by the exons ATGAGGTCCTCCAAGAACCGCAAGCTGTTTCTTGCCATATTATTAGGCCTCATCACAACTA CCAAGACCCAGATTTGCACCCCAGAGACATTGTATAGTTACGATTATGCCTACTACGTCGCCAATCAATCCACCCTTGATATTATTGCCAGCGAATGTACAAGCATAAATGGTAGCATTCGAATCTCGAACAACTACACTGGTTCTTTCTATCTACCCAACATCCGCAACATCAGCGGTGATATCCAATGGTACGCAGACCCTTCAAACATGTATGAGTATAGGCACTCTACAGGGCGCTTTGATACATCCCCAGTGAACTCAATCTCTCTTCCGGATCTCGAGCACATAGATGGCAGCCTGGATCTTCAGTATCTCTATGATTTGAGAAACATTTCGGCTCCGAAATTGAGTATGGTCGGTCATTCGGTTAATGTGGACTGCGCCTACAATGTGGATTTGAGGTCACTCCAGCATGCAAAGTATGCGTATATCTTTGGAAACATCTCAAG CTTAGCCGTGCCAGAGTTAACCAGTATTGGAGACTTGGAAAGCTCAGCATGGGGCCTTGCACGTGGTTTTCAATTGACAACAGACGGCGGACCACCGCTCAACGTTGCATTTCCTCGCCTTGATACTGTCTCTGGAACCCTCAAAGTAAAGGGCAACTTTGCGAG CGTCAATCTACCCAATTTGCGCCGGGCCTCTAGCGGCATAAGCATCTACTCCGACATGGCCCTTGACTGCGATGCAATAGAAGAAGCAATATTTCAAAACGTAAGCATTTCGTGCTTTGCCAAGGAGGAAGGATCAGAATCGCATGGCCTCAGTGCTTCAGAAAAGGCTGGAATTGGCATTGGGAGCGCGATTGCCGGCATAACTTTTTTCATCCTTATGCCACTTTATATCCGCCACCGgcgaagagagaaagagcgaCTTAAGGCTGTCTCTGAGGTTGAGCTGATGCCGCCGAGTTATCAGGCTGCTCAACAGGACCGGCCAGCTCTGCCTGAGTACTCACCGG CTTGTAAATCTCAAGCATTCGCCTTAGTTTCGCAGA CGATCGCTAGGGAGGACGCAGGCGCACATATGCTGCTCGTGGCTGGCGCAGATCCATGTAGTgtcggcgaggatggagcGAATGCGTTTCATATGGCAGCGCTGATTTCGAATGCTGCTACTCTCCGCGAGTTACTTCCCTTCGTACCAGATATCAACTTGCCAGACCACGACGGCAATACTGCGCTCCACCACGCAGCAAATGATGAATGGGCTGCCCTGGGAGAAATCGCGGAGCTGGTGCGCATGGGGGCAAATGTCGAAGCGCGGAACAATAATGGCCAAACTGCCCTGCACATTGCGGCGGACGCGCAACGTTCCGAAACCGCAGATGAGCTCGTCGAATGCGGCGCATCAGTGAACGCAGTTGACAAGAACGGGAGAACACCCCTCAACATTCTAGTAGATAGCTATGCAGCATACTTTGACTCTATGGTTGGCAAGTACGAGATCGGAGAATCCTGCTATTTTCAGCTACCGCACCTGTTTGAAGCCTTGATCAACCGGAAACCAGACATTTCGCACCGCGACTCCCGTGGAGCATCAGCTCTGAATGTTGCGCTTTTTTGGTACTTGCGGTGGGTCAAAAAGGACGCTTTCGAAgagcctccaccaccgcagTCTTTGAAGGCCAGGTTCGAAGCCTAG
- a CDS encoding uncharacterized protein (transcript_id=CADANIAT00005208), translating into MRSLDNTPNHRQICWSVTDAIGRPVPAIDAKRRDRSSEVEAYRRLIPLMHQPGYSPKEETLSPHPILTDKSFLVRMRHTHDALVKAVVNIVDRWWTDTDADFPARLPLEKHVEEVLQWIDEQSRNQMFPEFQDRLGNWRPDFLVTENSCANGPGFQICEINSRTPDNVIVLSAHKHRQMRQLMGPSSVLQPAGDYDDWIDSFFSLLHTHLPIHILRGRDELQRQELVRLVELRTGIRPRFVNVNNVELKHDESSATGYSLYCRDQVACEKIHQVVVTLFPDEFTLLSQDMLRQLATVAVNDLRASLLVNDERFLGIILQEINSLVAEHHILTPGQGRALQQGIVPTLLPGSLELKYWVGRQIQGEVSKNDYILKAARQSRGRGHLLGADLSPEEWTRIMLDMQDPSIRPGVTSYVLQPFLQQVKFDIIGDEDNKVHGNFLVGCYYTINGRFLGLGPWRSSTDRICNVYSRMGCLGLYSVTRSHVDGQEALV; encoded by the exons ATGAGAAGTCTCGATAACACGCCCAACCATCGGCAAATTTGCTGGTCAGTCACAGATGCGATTGGCCGACCAGTGCCAGCGATTGACGCcaaaagaagagatcgaaGCAGCGAGGTAGAAGCCTACCGAAGATTAATCCCGTTAATGCATCAACCTGGGTACAGCCCAAAGGAAGAGACCCTTTCCCCGCATCCAATCTTGACCGATAAAAGTTTTCTCGTGCGTATGAGACATACCCACGACGCACTTGTCAAAGCTGTCGTCAATATAGTAGATCGATGGTGGACCGATACTGATGCAGACTTCCCGGCTAGGCTGCCTTTGGAAAAGCATGTGGAGGAAGTGCTACAG TGGATAGACGAGCAAAGCCGGAATCAAATGTTTCCAGAATTCCAGGACAGGCTAGGAAACTGGAGACCTGATTTCCTAGTCACCGAGAATAGCTGTGCTAACGGCCCTGGCTTTCAGATCTGCGAGATCAATAGCCGTACACCCGATAATGTGATAGTTCTCAGCGCACATAAACATCGTCAAATGCGCCAATTGATGGGACCCAGCTCAGTTCTGCAGCCCGCAGGCGACTACGACGATTGGATAGACAGCTTTTTTAGTTTACTCCATACACACCTACCGATTCATATCcttcgaggacgagacgAACTCCAGCGACAGGAATTGGTGCGCTTGGTGGAACTGAGGACGGGTATACGTCCGCGGTTCGTGAACGTGAACAATGTAGAGTTAAAGCATGATGAGTCGTCTGCTACAGGGTATTCGCTCTATTGCCGAGACCAGGTCGCATGTGAAAAAATACATCAGGTGGTCGTGACCCTGTTTCCGGACGAGTTCACTCTGCTTTCGCAAGACATGCTCCGGCAGCTGGCGACTGTGGCCGTGAATGATCTTCGGGCTTCCTTACTGGTGAACGACGAGCGATTTCTAGGTATTATATTGCAAGAAATCAATTCTCTCGTGGCCGAGCACCATATCCTCACTCCAGGTCAAGGCCGGGCTCTCCAGCAAGGCATAGTACCTACTCTCCTGCCCGGATCCCTCGAACTGAAGTATTGGGTCGGAAGACAGATTCAAGGTGAAGTGAGCAAGAACGACTATATCTTGAAAGCCGCCCGCCAGAGCCGTGGAAGAGGTCACTTACTGGGCGCGGATCTTTCCCCAGAAGAATGGACGCGCATCATGCTAGACATGCAAGATCCAAGCATCCGTCCAGGGGTCACATCTTATGTCCTCCAACCGTTCTTACAACAAGTCAAATTCGATATAATCGGTGATGAAGACAATAAGGTCCATGGTAACTTTCTTGTGGGGTGTTACTACACTATCAATGGTCGCTTTCTTGGCCTTGGGCCATGGCGTTCAAGTACGGATAGAATCTGCAATGTCTACAGTAGAATGGGTTGTCTGGGTTTGTATTCAGTGACCCGTTCCCATGTGGATGGGCAGGAGGCTTTGGTATAA
- a CDS encoding uncharacterized protein (transcript_id=CADANIAT00005209), which yields MSTNDPMPQICLEASRKAGIPSLATSASYEDRVRSGNAFSSTFLRYLGGEHLLPYFLRFMCPHPVLVPDTFMANLKEFHVALTAALTNIVQRWVIDEEADLPSRMPLEPHEEDILRWIHKITEDKLFPAYDGRQGNWRPDFLLPANETGGFRVCEINARFTSNGLDLNARVNRAMDNSENKPPYLDVEGNPDHMMDRLKALFHPGWPLRFVHNREHNPMIEALMRDLGNMKPRLLTPDDLHLVADKTSPTGYRLQCVREPGSSADHDNETVEDIHQVALRLFLDELAALPPEMQRQLAFLSCNDIRSMLLIHDKRILGILLQELNDLVVKHNVLTSRQADLLRKGVVFTIIPGSKELDQLIDSYYKGKVSKKDFILKPIRSGRGEGILLGGDLSTVKWEAILSDMKSAALAPSRAQYIIQPFVEQLEADTFLDEEAGVQRTRRVGTYHSMHGQFVSLGVWRVGISKSRTINMTTGGAWKLGSMVRKMN from the exons ATGAGTACTAATGATCCCATGCCCCAGATCTGTCTGGAGGCATCGAGGAAAGCCGGCATTCCTTCGCTAGCAACTAGTGCATCTTACGAAGATAGGGTGCGCAGCGGTAATGCCTTTTCGTCGACCTTCCTTCGGTATCTAGGAGGGGAGCACCTACTTCCATACTTCTTGAGATTTATGTGTCCGCACCCAGTACTGGTTCCCGACACTTTCATGGCCAATCTGAAGGAGTTCCATGTCGCACTTACTGCTGCCTTGACAAATATCGTGCAAAGATGGGTAATagatgaggaggcggacTTACCGTCGCGGATGCCTCTGGAACCACATGAGGAGGACATTCTCAGG TGGATACACAAAATCACTGAAGACAAGCTATTCCCCGCGTATGACGGTCGTCAAGGCAATTGGCGACCAGACTTCTTGCTTCCAGCCAACGAAACAGGCGGGTTCAGAGTTTGCGAAATCAATGCTCGGTTCACATCCAACGGGCTGGATTTGAACGCGCGGGTGAATAGGGCCATGGATAATTCGGAAAACAAGCCCCCTTATCTTGATGTGGAAGGCAACCCAGACCATATGATGGACCGACTCAAAGCTCTGTTTCATCCGGGATGGCCTCTTCGATTTGTCCACAATAGAGAACACAACCCGATGATCGAGGCTCTGATGAGAGACTTAGGGAATATGAAGCCGCGCCTGCTGACGCCGGATGATCTACATCTTGTGGCTGACAAAACCTCGCCGACAGGGTATAGACTACAGTGCGTGAGAGAGCCAGGCTCGTCGGCCGACCATGACAATGAAACCGTGGAGGATATTCACCAAGTAGCGCTCCGGCTGTTTCTTGACGAGCTCGCCGCACTTCCTCCGGAaatgcagcggcagctggCGTTCCTGAGCTGCAATGACATCCGGTCCATGCTATTAATTCACGACAAGCGAATCCTTGGGATTCTGCTCCAGGAATTGAATGACCTAGTCGTGAAGCACAATGTCTTGACTTCCCGACAGGCTGACCTGCTCCGGAAAGGCGTTGTCTTCACCATCATCCCCGGATCGAAGGAGCTAGATCAGCTCATTGATTCGTACTATAAAGGCAAGGTATCCAAGAAAGACTTTATTCTGAAACCTATTCGATCTGGTCGGGGGGAAGGGATTCTCCTCGGTGGAGATCTGAGTACAGTCAAGTGGGAGGCAATCCTCTCCGACATGAAGAGCGCCGCGTTGGCCCCTAGTCGAGCGCAGTATATCATCCAGCCGTTTGTGGAACAGCTTGAAGCGGATACGTTCTTAGATGAGGAAGCTGGGGTTCAGCGGACTCGCCGTGTTGGCACGTATCACAGTATGCATGGACAGTTTGTGTCATTGGGGGTGTGGAGAGTTGGGATCTCAAAGAGTCGAACGATCAATATGACTACGGGCGGTGCTTGGAAATTGGGTAGTATGGTAAGAAAAATGAACTAG
- a CDS encoding uncharacterized protein (transcript_id=CADANIAT00005210), which yields MIASLVISLRKAVAQQTNIIEAARAEIREIKTEQKALKGQNTELQEEIQTLRAQIETQATANPPPKSWAEVAASNSPYNTNTIICQPQRELNCIQISTARRTEDHNDKANNNTFTRFLPTDTANNYIRTALANTGPTKDVQVAGVGTTKTGYIIRFRDTQSAETAQNNTAWLEELGNKSKLVKPQFSIVVY from the coding sequence ATGATCGCCAGCCTGGTTATCAGCCTAAGGAAAGCCGTCGCACAACAAACCAACATAATTGAGGCAGCCCGGGCAGAGATCCGGGAGATCAAAACAGAACAAAAGGCCCTGAAAGGACAGAATACAGAGCTCCAAGAGGAGATCCAGACACTGCGCGCCCAGATTGAGACCCAGGCAACCGCAAACCCACCTCCTAAATCATGGGCAGAAGTGGCAGCCAGCAACAGTCCCTACAACACTAATACCATAATCTGCCAACCCCAGAGAGAGCTAAACTGTATCCAAATCAGCACAGCTCGGCGTACAGAGGACCACAATGACAAGGCCAATAACAATACTTTCACGAGATTCTTACCTACAGATACCGCGAACAACTATATTAGAACTGCCCTAGCTAACACAGGACCTACAAAAGATGTTCAAGTGGCAGGAGTTGGCACTACAAAAACAGGCTATATAATCAGATTCAGAGATACTCAGTCAGCTGAAACAGCCCAGAACAACACAGCATGGCTAGAGGAACTAGGGAATAAGTCTAAGCTAGTAAAACCCCAGTTCAGTATTGTGGTCTACTGA